DNA sequence from the candidate division WOR-3 bacterium genome:
GATTCATCGATTAGTACGAATTTCACCATTTGATGCTAATAAAAGACGACATACTTCGTTTGCAGCAGTTTTTGTCTATCCTGAGATTGAAGATGTGGAAGTAAATATTAATCCCAATGATTTGAAAATTGATACTTTCCGTGCAAGTGGTCATGGTGGTCAAGCCGTGAATAAAATTTCTTCGGCGGTCAGAATTACCCATATTCCCACAGGTATTGTGGTTACTTGTCAGAATGAGCGCTCGCAATTTCAGAATAAACAAAACGCTATGAAAATTTTACGGGCGCGACTTTATGATTATTATAAAAAACAACAAGATGAAAAGTTACAGAAATTAGAAGAGACCAAAACAGAAATTGCATGGGGACACCAAATCCGTTCATATGTCTTTTTTCCATATCAAATGGTCAAAGACCACAGGACAGGTTTAGAAACCGGTGATATTCAAAAAGTTATGGACGGAGATTTAGATGACTTTATCTATGCCTTCCTTTTGTCAAAACAGAACAAATCCAAGCCCAATTAAATATATCTGCGTATTTTTTATACAAGATACCTTAATCAAATATATCTGTATATTTTTCTCATAAAACACCTTAATCGTAATTTCGCATCGAGAATTAAGATTATTTTTGCAATAATAGTAATGAATCTATGTTTTTTTAACTTCAAAGTTTGTGGCTTGAGATGTTTTCTAGATTGTGAAATTATAACTTCGAATAAGATTATTTTGCTTTTGAGTACACATAATATTTTTCCGTTTCTTCTGGTGACTTCAATGGCTTTTTCATACCTATTAGACACATTGCAATGTGTTCTTGACAAATTGGATTTTTATAGTAAATTAGGCATATGGCAGATAAAAAAGAATTTGTGAAAGAGATTCCATCAAAGCAAGATAGTTTCTCTGAATGGTATACTGCGGTGATTCTCAAAGCAGAATTAGCGGACTATGCGCCAGTGCGCGGTTGTATGGTTATTCGACCTTACGGTTACCGAATTTGGGAACTGATGCAATCACTCTTAGATAAAAGATTTAAAGCAACCGGGCATCAAAATGCATATTTTCCGATATTTATTCCTGAAAGTTTTTTACAAAAGGAAGCAGAACATGTTAAAGGATTTTCACCGCAGGTCGCTTGGGTGACAAAAGGCGGCGACGAAGAGTTAACAGAAAGATTAGCGATTCGACCGACTTCAGAAGCAATTATTTGTTCAATGTATGCCAAATGGGTAAAGTCATATCGAGACCTACCAATTTTAATTAACCAATGGTGTAACATTGTCAGATGGGAGAAGACTACCCGCTTGTTTTTGAGAACAACAGAATTTTTATGGCAGGAAGGTCATACCCTCCATCGCACAAAAGAAGAAGCTGAAGCCGAAGCCATTAAGATGTTAAATGTCTATGTAGACTTTGTTCAAAATGATATGGCGATTCCTTTAATCTATGGCCGAAAACCGGAAAGCGAGAAATTTCCTGGCGCCTTGCATACATACACTATTGAAGCCTTAATGCCCGATGGTCAAGCCCTACAAGCAGGAACATCTCATAACTTAGGACAATTTTTTTCAAAAGCATTTGACATAAAATATCTGGATGAAGATAATATTGAAAAATATCCTTGGGGAACTTCTTGGGGATGTACCACACGTTTAATCGGCGCTTTGATTATGACTCATGGTGACGATAAAGGTTTGAGATTGCCCCCGCGGATTGCGCCAATTCAGATTGTGATTGTGCCGATTCTCTTTGGAAAAAGCGATGAGAAAGTATTAGTT
Encoded proteins:
- the proS gene encoding proline--tRNA ligase, translating into MADKKEFVKEIPSKQDSFSEWYTAVILKAELADYAPVRGCMVIRPYGYRIWELMQSLLDKRFKATGHQNAYFPIFIPESFLQKEAEHVKGFSPQVAWVTKGGDEELTERLAIRPTSEAIICSMYAKWVKSYRDLPILINQWCNIVRWEKTTRLFLRTTEFLWQEGHTLHRTKEEAEAEAIKMLNVYVDFVQNDMAIPLIYGRKPESEKFPGALHTYTIEALMPDGQALQAGTSHNLGQFFSKAFDIKYLDEDNIEKYPWGTSWGCTTRLIGALIMTHGDDKGLRLPPRIAPIQIVIVPILFGKSDEKVLVKTKEIYDNLKNDYRVYLDDRLEYTPGWKFNDWEMRGVPLRIEIGPKDIEKEQLVLVPRDETGKRAIRLSEIKENIETILNQVQQNLFTSAQQRLFENISEAYTIEEFNDKISEKPGFVKVFWCEKQQCENEIIDKTKTTPRCIPLNEKHKGKCIICGKETETIIYYARAY